The following DNA comes from Clupea harengus chromosome 9, Ch_v2.0.2, whole genome shotgun sequence.
ATCGATGTGTTGATTCTTCAGACAGGATCAGATAGAGCGgtggaagaggtggaggtaggaGATTCAATAGGACAGTACAATAGCGTTGAATGGAGGTTGTTGAACACAGACCCCTTACTTAATACTCGTTGCAAACATATAATGACTGTCCCGGTCTCTATACCACTTGCCAGGTGCAATCAAAGATCACATGAACAAGAGGCACTTGCTGAAGACATTAATTCAAGATAAATGACACCCTGACACTCCATTGGATTCCCATTTGTAAAGGTGCACTTTGCCATTTAACCAGCAGTTTGAATCAGGGATCGGTCGGAAGTGGGGATCTTAAGAACCCTTGCATATACGGTTCGCTCACGAAGTGATCCACTTGTAGTAAAGGCTCTACAGGGAGGAAGTATGCCTACAATAGAAATAGATTTCATAATCTACATCAAACTGCTGAATTGTTATtttctaaaaatgtatttatgcatTTAGAGGAAACTGGAATTTCTTGGACATGTATGTACATTTGTTTATGCTTTTtataatgtatgtgtatttatgcaCTGGTACGCAAGAAAAATCATTACACTTCCCATTGTTTTGccatttcaaacaaacaatgCAAATCTGAGAGCTATTTCTAATTGTGATGGGACTGGCTGATAAACAGTAGTTTAATGAAAATCCCGCACCATATCAAAGGGGTCATGTTTATTACAGATGGGCAGAGCAGTGCAGACCATAATGTTATCACTGACTCCTGCTCCAGCAAGTCACTCACATAACAAGctactcacactgacagcactGGAACAAAAGACAAAGGACGAAAATAGGATGGAAAGAAGCCAATGCTTTGCAATTACACTTTGTAATATCTTAATAGGTGAAACCCTGGAATGCTGACCTTAATGTGTGAAGTTGTCTGGTGCGaccaacatatatatattttttaagggGACAGCCTCATAAGGTCAGTAAGGTTAAGGTCTTGTGGTCCTTGTTGTTAGTCTCCTCTTTTGAAAAAAGCCAGAGTGGGACTAGAATATGTTTGATGGCACGCTACTGCCCTCCACTGTTGGAAGTAGATACGTCTTTTGCATCACTTCAGGATTTACAAGCTGTGCTTTTTAATGCGCTTTCCAACTATATAATAAAAACGTACAAAAGCACAGACATTCACTAAAGCAGACACATTACACTGCTCTTATCTGATGCTGCTTCTCTATCAATTCATATATGTTAGTAAAGAGCTGCAGCGTAACGAGGGGAAACAGATTTACAGATGGAACAGTCTTCTGCAACGATTGTGTTGATGATAACATTAATTTTGAACACAACTGGCCTTTCAAGATCAGTGCACTTCGAGACGGTTGCCAGCCTACGGAGTTCTGCTGATTCATCACGAGTATGCAACAGCCGTAAGTCATTCTAAGTGCATCTCCACAACGGAATGCACACAAATGCTTAATTGATTTTTCTGACACGCAAGaacacccaggcacacacacactgcactacagTGCGTCTGAAAAGCAAAAGTAGTGACTTTGCTCTTTGAAAGCAAGTCAATCAGTAACATGGTAAAATGGCAGAGAGGAAATGTCTtattaataaatatttattttggctaacaaaaaaacataattgCATAGAGAAGAGAACAAAGGGGTTTCACCTGAGTGCTAACACTATGTACATAATGCCCCTTAATGGTACTGACATTGTTTTCTGATTTGAGCTGAAGGAGTCAGCATTTAGTGTTTTTAACATTCGCTTATTAGCTAAGGGAATAACAGTCGAGGGGAAATTAAGATTATATAGCTTATGAAAATGTCTTATTTCTTGATCTGTAATAAGATCAGTGATTTCCATGTCAGTTTGATAAGGCTTGTTGCaagtaaaaagacaaaaacaaacagtcgTTAAGTCTTAAATGCAAATAACATTGGAAATCCGAAAACAGTGCTGCACATATTTCAGGAGCTCCATTCCTTAAGCTCTTGCTCAAGGTAGACCACATAGCCGCTCACTGACTTCCCACAGCTTCTTAGCCAGACCGTCATCCCGCGCCTTAGAGCTTACTCCCTGTAAGGAACACGAGGAGAAGTAGCGCCCGCTGAACAGCTCAATACCTTCCTGGAGAGCGCAGTGCAGGGTGGTCTGGGCGCCAGCCTCTGGGTCCAGGAACAGGAGCCTGAAGATAGGCATCAAGAGCAGCCTGAGCCACAGGCTCATGTTGCGGCAGAACTCTGTGTTGATTACCCCTGAGTGGCAGACAAACAACTGGAAATGAAATGGCACTGATACAAGGATGTTTTAGGTGggtgaaaaaggaaaaaaaaaaaaaaaaactggtaaAAGCATTAAGCTGGCAAACCATGCTATTCTTTACGACAAGGTAGTGGTAATTGTACAAAACAACGAAAGTCATTCTAATGTGAATCACCCTGGATGAAGTGGTCTGTTGAGGAAGTCAACCAAAATGACTATGACAGCAACTCACCTGGGTGAAGGCTATAGCAGGTGACACTGGTGCCCTCCAAGCGGTTGGCCAGTTCGCGGGTGAAGAGGACGTTGCACAGCTTGCTGTGGCAGTAGGCCATGAAGCCGTGCCAGCTGGACTGCCCCGTCACCAGGTCCTTATGGGCACTCAGGGTGGCAAAGTCGACGGTGCCCAGGCGGTGGAGCAGAGCCGACACGTTCACCACGCGACTCTGCCCGCTCTGCTTCAGGCGCTCCAAGAGCAGGTAggtcaacaggaagtgacctaGATGATTGACCCCAAAGGCCAACCCAAACCCATCCTCCGTTTGACCCGTCCCCATGAGGCCTTTGTGCAAAAGGGTTGAGAGGAAATTAGCATGTGTCTTCCCACCTGTCCCTAGATTTTCTTTGTTAAAGTTAGCAGCAGGTAACAATTCAATCTGAATTCACACCATGATTGTCATAGCTGAAAGAAATGACAAACTGTAACtccatacaaacataacatccACCACAcaacatgaccccccccccaaaacacaaacaaacttcaCACCTGCGTTGTTGATGAGTAGGTCTAGTCGAGGCTCTGTCTTCAGAAAAGTCTCGGCAAAGGATCTCACTGACTTGAGGCTCCCCAAGTCCAACTGCATGTACAGAACTTCACTGTTTCCACTCTCCTGGATTCGAGAAGATGAAAGTTAGGTTGCTAAGGTGATTCTGCAAACCTTgactctatttatttatttatttatgtattacaaatatatatatttaccctCCTGATGTCGTAAACAGCAGCttctgctttttgtttgttgcgACAAGCTAGAATGACACGTGCACCCCTCTTGGCTAGATCCATGGCTGTGCTTTTTCCAATGCCTGTATTGCTGCCTAAATTacgttttatttgttttcagacGTGAATAGTTGACAATTCATGCGTACATGTCGTTAACGCgaataattatttaaatgtgAGGGATTGCATCTACAGAAACTGGAAACTTGACAAGTCAAGGGAAACGGTGGTCGAGCATGGTAACAGTCCACGTAAAATCTATTAGCAAACAATTAGCCATCTTACCAGTCACAATAGCCGTTTTCCCTTTCAACACAGCATTGCTTCTGCATCGGGACCCCTTGAACATTGTGTAATACAGCAATAAGTACATTACGACTCCACCTGACAAAATAGCTAAGAAAACTGACATAATGTAAAAGTTGCAGTCACCCTTGCAAAATATTAGTCAAGCTTGTCTAACCCGCCTCAGATCTATTGAGTTCGTAAATTCTATATTTGTACTGTCTATGGTTTTCATGCCGACGTCTTACACTTCCGGGACTATATTGATGTCCACAAGATGTCGCTACAGTGGTTTAAAGACCGGTATTTATGTTATATAATGTCACACACCAATAATCATCTGTCAGGGTCCAGTTTTTCAAacaactcttttttttaaatctggcTCAGATTGTTACATGTGCATATGCAATGTCTTTTTACACAGAATACTAGTTTTAACCTTTGCACATTTACAAGCATCTATATTAAAGAGTTTATGTTGTATGTATTAAAGTCTtcataacatttacaaaacaaaatagaGCATGAAGGTAGATAAGAAAAATGTAACATATGCTACTGATTCTAGATCAGACAAAGCCAGTGTGTACTACCCATTTTGGAGCCagaaatagaattaattgtaaaatactttttttttcagcatagatcatttctatgaggtgtccagaacaacatactaaaagtcctaagaaatcctagttgaggaaatatgtttaattctcatcaatctgagatgtgtgctaataatgcatggcaaaaatacacctcaaaaatgtaattttttcctttactcgtatcaaaatgaaactttacacaatgaaagtacacatgaaaagtaaacatttttgtattacaagtttcttttgaaattaatttgaata
Coding sequences within:
- the LOC105897200 gene encoding dehydrogenase/reductase SDR family member 13-like isoform X1, which produces MSVFLAILSGGVVMYLLLYYTMFKGSRCRSNAVLKGKTAIVTGSNTGIGKSTAMDLAKRGARVILACRNKQKAEAAVYDIRRESGNSEVLYMQLDLGSLKSVRSFAETFLKTEPRLDLLINNAGLMGTGQTEDGFGLAFGVNHLGHFLLTYLLLERLKQSGQSRVVNVSALLHRLGTVDFATLSAHKDLVTGQSSWHGFMAYCHSKLCNVLFTRELANRLEGTSVTCYSLHPGVINTEFCRNMSLWLRLLLMPIFRLLFLDPEAGAQTTLHCALQEGIELFSGRYFSSCSLQGVSSKARDDGLAKKLWEVSERLCGLP
- the LOC105897200 gene encoding dehydrogenase/reductase SDR family member 13-like isoform X2 — encoded protein: MDLAKRGARVILACRNKQKAEAAVYDIRRESGNSEVLYMQLDLGSLKSVRSFAETFLKTEPRLDLLINNAGLMGTGQTEDGFGLAFGVNHLGHFLLTYLLLERLKQSGQSRVVNVSALLHRLGTVDFATLSAHKDLVTGQSSWHGFMAYCHSKLCNVLFTRELANRLEGTSVTCYSLHPGVINTEFCRNMSLWLRLLLMPIFRLLFLDPEAGAQTTLHCALQEGIELFSGRYFSSCSLQGVSSKARDDGLAKKLWEVSERLCGLP